A single window of Usitatibacter rugosus DNA harbors:
- the rplF gene encoding 50S ribosomal protein L6: MSRIGKNPIPLPEKVEVTVANDVLTVKGPLGTLKQAISSDVTVKVEDGKIVFAAANDSQQANAMSGTLRALTANMVHGVKQGFEKKLTLVGVGYKAQVQGTKINLNLGFSHPIVHPLPEGVKAVAPTQTEIVISGADRQKVGQVAAEIRAYKSPEPYKGKGVRYADEKVSLKETKKK; this comes from the coding sequence ATGTCCCGTATCGGCAAGAACCCCATTCCGCTGCCCGAGAAGGTGGAAGTGACCGTCGCCAACGACGTCCTCACCGTCAAGGGCCCGCTGGGCACGCTGAAGCAGGCGATCTCGTCCGACGTCACCGTGAAGGTGGAGGACGGCAAGATCGTCTTCGCCGCGGCGAACGACTCGCAGCAGGCCAACGCGATGAGCGGCACGCTGCGCGCCCTCACCGCGAACATGGTCCACGGCGTGAAGCAGGGCTTCGAGAAGAAGCTCACCCTCGTCGGCGTCGGCTACAAGGCGCAGGTCCAGGGCACGAAGATCAACCTGAACCTCGGCTTCTCGCACCCGATCGTGCATCCGCTGCCCGAAGGCGTGAAGGCCGTGGCCCCGACGCAGACCGAGATCGTGATCTCGGGCGCCGACCGCCAGAAGGTGGGCCAGGTCGCCGCCGAGATCCGCGCGTACAAGAGCCCCGAGCCGTACAAGGGCAAGGGCGTTCGCTACGCCGACGAGAAGGTCTCCCTCAAAGAGACCAAGAAGAAGTAA
- the rpsH gene encoding 30S ribosomal protein S8 gives MSMSDPIADMLTRIRNAQATEKVSVAMPSSKVKLAIAEVLKSEGYIEDFAVRTNEGKNTLEIGLKYYAGKPVIEKIERVSRPGLRVYKGREDIEPVMNGLGVAIVSTSRGVMTDRRARDTGVGGEVLCIVV, from the coding sequence ATGAGCATGAGTGATCCCATCGCCGACATGTTGACGCGCATCCGCAACGCCCAGGCCACCGAAAAGGTCAGCGTCGCGATGCCCAGCTCGAAGGTGAAGCTTGCAATCGCCGAGGTGCTGAAGTCCGAGGGCTACATCGAGGACTTCGCGGTGCGCACCAACGAAGGCAAGAACACCCTCGAGATCGGCCTCAAGTACTACGCCGGCAAGCCCGTGATCGAGAAGATCGAGCGCGTTTCGCGCCCCGGCCTTCGCGTCTACAAGGGGCGCGAGGACATCGAGCCCGTGATGAACGGACTCGGCGTGGCCATCGTTTCCACTTCCCGCGGCGTGATGACCGACCGCCGCGCCCGTGACACGGGCGTGGGCGGCGAAGTCCTCTGCATCGTGGTCTAA
- the rpmC gene encoding 50S ribosomal protein L29: MKSSELRGKSVDELNKELLDLRKAQFGLRMQLATQSLTKNSEIQRVRREIARVHTVLTEKRKGVAK; encoded by the coding sequence ATGAAATCGAGCGAACTGCGGGGCAAGTCCGTGGATGAGCTGAACAAGGAGCTGCTGGACCTGCGCAAGGCGCAGTTCGGCCTGCGCATGCAGCTGGCCACCCAGAGCCTCACCAAGAACAGCGAGATCCAGCGCGTCCGGCGCGAGATCGCGCGCGTGCACACCGTGCTCACCGAGAAGCGCAAAGGGGTCGCCAAATGA
- the rplV gene encoding 50S ribosomal protein L22, with protein sequence MNVQAKLYGVRLSAQKGRLVADLVRGQPVGSALNILAFTPKKGAKIIKKVLESAIANAEHNNGADIDELKITTIFVEKGPVLKRFHARAKGRGNRIIKPTCHVFLTVGDGKKD encoded by the coding sequence ATGAACGTACAAGCGAAACTCTACGGCGTTCGCCTCTCGGCCCAGAAGGGCCGTCTGGTGGCCGACCTCGTGCGCGGCCAGCCCGTCGGCAGCGCGCTCAACATCCTCGCCTTCACGCCGAAGAAGGGCGCCAAGATCATCAAGAAGGTGCTGGAGAGCGCGATCGCGAACGCGGAGCACAACAACGGAGCCGACATCGACGAGCTCAAGATCACCACGATCTTCGTCGAGAAGGGTCCCGTGCTCAAGCGCTTCCACGCGCGCGCCAAGGGCCGCGGCAACCGGATCATCAAGCCGACTTGCCACGTCTTCCTCACCGTCGGCGACGGGAAAAAGGACTAG
- the rpsJ gene encoding 30S ribosomal protein S10, whose product MAQSLGLQKIRIRLKAFDYKLIDQSAQEIVETAKRTGAVVKGPVPMPTRIERFDILRSPHKNKTSRDQFEIRTHLRLIDIVDPTDKTVDALTKLDLPAGVDVKIK is encoded by the coding sequence ATGGCTCAAAGCCTCGGTCTCCAGAAGATCCGCATCCGCCTCAAAGCGTTCGACTACAAGCTCATCGACCAGTCGGCGCAGGAGATCGTGGAAACGGCCAAGCGCACCGGCGCCGTGGTGAAGGGCCCCGTGCCCATGCCCACGCGCATCGAGCGCTTCGACATCCTGCGCTCGCCGCACAAGAACAAGACGTCGCGCGACCAGTTCGAGATCCGCACGCACCTCCGCCTGATCGACATCGTCGACCCGACGGACAAGACGGTGGACGCGCTCACCAAGCTGGACCTCCCGGCGGGCGTGGATGTGAAGATCAAGTAA
- the rplR gene encoding 50S ribosomal protein L18, which produces MLDKKASRTRRAAKTRVRIARQEAVRLTVHRTNLNIYAQVIDATGGKVLASASSLEKDVRAKHPNGADKAAAALVGARIAEKAKAAGVTEVAFDRAGFSYHGRVKALADAAREGGLKF; this is translated from the coding sequence ATGCTCGACAAAAAAGCCTCGAGGACGCGCCGCGCCGCCAAGACGCGCGTGCGCATTGCGCGCCAGGAAGCCGTGCGCCTCACCGTGCACCGCACGAACCTCAACATCTACGCGCAGGTCATCGACGCGACGGGCGGCAAGGTCCTTGCCTCCGCCTCCTCGCTCGAGAAGGACGTGCGCGCGAAGCATCCGAACGGAGCCGACAAGGCCGCCGCTGCCCTCGTGGGCGCGCGCATCGCCGAGAAGGCGAAGGCCGCCGGCGTGACGGAAGTCGCGTTCGACCGCGCGGGATTCAGCTACCACGGCCGCGTGAAAGCGCTCGCCGACGCCGCCCGCGAGGGCGGTCTCAAGTTCTGA
- the rpsE gene encoding 30S ribosomal protein S5 codes for MAKPEGGRGGRRDQQEERTDGLREKMISVNRVTKVVKGGRILGFAALTVVGDGDGSIGMGKGKAREVPVAVQKAMESARRNLVKVNLKSGTIHHEVLGRHGATRVMMKPAQEGNGIKAGGAMRAVFEVMGVTNITAKCHGSTNPYNVVRATLDGLLQQRRPSEIAAKRGKKVEEIVG; via the coding sequence ATGGCGAAACCCGAAGGCGGCAGAGGCGGCAGGCGCGACCAGCAGGAAGAGCGCACGGACGGCTTGCGCGAGAAGATGATCTCGGTCAACCGCGTCACCAAGGTGGTGAAGGGCGGCCGGATCCTGGGCTTCGCGGCCCTCACCGTGGTCGGCGACGGCGACGGCTCGATCGGCATGGGCAAGGGCAAGGCCCGCGAAGTGCCGGTCGCCGTGCAGAAGGCGATGGAATCGGCCCGCCGCAACCTCGTCAAGGTCAACCTGAAGAGCGGCACCATCCACCACGAAGTGCTGGGCCGCCATGGCGCCACGCGCGTGATGATGAAGCCGGCGCAGGAAGGCAACGGCATCAAGGCCGGCGGCGCCATGCGCGCGGTCTTCGAGGTGATGGGTGTCACCAACATCACCGCCAAGTGCCACGGCTCCACCAACCCCTACAACGTCGTGCGCGCCACGCTCGACGGCCTCCTGCAGCAGCGCCGTCCGTCGGAAATCGCGGCGAAGCGCG
- the rplD gene encoding 50S ribosomal protein L4: MELKVINDKGEKQASVAASETLFGRDYNEALVHQVVVAYQANARAGTRKQKTRSEVRHSTKKPWRQKGTGRARAGMTSSPLWRGGGRTFPNSPDENFSQKVNRKMYRAGMASILSQLVREERLTVIDAFTVDQPKTKSLVQKLKNMKLDAVLIITDSLDDNLYLSSRNLPNVQVLEARHADPVSLVHAAQVIITKGAVKHLEEALA, encoded by the coding sequence ATGGAACTCAAGGTCATCAACGACAAGGGCGAGAAGCAGGCATCGGTTGCCGCTTCCGAGACCCTCTTCGGCCGCGACTACAACGAAGCGCTCGTCCACCAGGTCGTCGTCGCCTACCAGGCCAACGCCCGGGCCGGCACGCGCAAGCAGAAGACGCGCAGCGAAGTCCGCCACTCCACCAAGAAGCCCTGGCGCCAGAAGGGCACCGGCCGCGCTCGCGCGGGCATGACGTCCTCGCCCCTGTGGCGCGGCGGCGGGCGCACCTTCCCGAACTCGCCTGACGAGAATTTCTCGCAGAAGGTGAACCGGAAGATGTACCGCGCCGGCATGGCTTCCATCCTCTCGCAGCTGGTTCGCGAGGAGCGCCTCACGGTGATCGACGCCTTCACGGTCGACCAGCCGAAGACGAAGTCCCTGGTGCAGAAGCTGAAGAACATGAAGCTCGACGCCGTGCTGATCATTACCGACAGCCTCGACGACAACCTCTACCTGTCCTCGCGCAACCTGCCGAACGTGCAGGTTCTCGAGGCGCGCCACGCCGATCCGGTGAGCCTGGTCCATGCGGCCCAGGTGATCATCACCAAAGGCGCGGTGAAGCACCTCGAGGAGGCGCTGGCATGA
- the rplE gene encoding 50S ribosomal protein L5, with product MKQFGYKTKMQVPRVTKITLNMGVGEAVADKKILDHAAADMQKIAGQKPVITKSKKSIAGFKIRDNYPVGTMVTLRSRRMYEFLDRLVTIALPRVRDFRGVPGRAFDGRGNYNLGIKEQIIFPEIEYDKIDALRGMNISITTTAKTDEEAKALLAAFRFPFRTERA from the coding sequence ATGAAGCAGTTCGGCTACAAGACCAAGATGCAGGTTCCGCGCGTCACCAAGATCACGCTGAACATGGGCGTGGGCGAGGCCGTCGCGGACAAGAAGATCCTCGACCACGCGGCCGCCGACATGCAGAAGATCGCGGGCCAGAAGCCGGTGATCACCAAGTCGAAGAAGTCGATCGCGGGCTTCAAGATCCGCGACAACTATCCCGTCGGCACGATGGTGACGCTGCGCTCGCGCCGCATGTACGAGTTCCTCGACCGCCTGGTCACGATCGCGCTGCCGCGCGTGCGCGACTTCCGCGGCGTGCCGGGCCGGGCGTTCGACGGCCGCGGCAACTACAACCTGGGCATCAAGGAACAGATCATTTTCCCCGAGATCGAGTACGACAAGATCGACGCGCTCAGGGGCATGAACATCAGCATCACCACCACCGCGAAGACCGACGAGGAAGCCAAGGCTCTCCTCGCAGCGTTCCGGTTCCCGTTCAGAACTGAGAGGGCGTAA
- the tuf gene encoding elongation factor Tu, whose amino-acid sequence MAKGKFERTKPHVNVGTIGHVDHGKTTLTAAITTVLSKKFGGEAKAYDQIDAAPEEKARGITINTAHVEYETSKRHYAHVDCPGHADYVKNMITGAAQMDGAILVVSAADGPMPQTREHILLARQVGVPYIIVFMNKADMVDDKELLELVELEVRELLSKYKFPGDKTPIIIGSALKALEGDTGELGEGAIMKLADALDSYIPTPERAIDGTFLMPVEDVFSISGRGTVVTGRIERGVIKVGEEIEIVGLKPTVKTICTGVEMFRKLLDQGQAGDNVGILLRGTKREEVERGQVLAKPGSIPPHTKFECEVYVLSKEEGGRHTPFFNGYRPQFYFRTTDVTGALVLPEGTEMVMPGDNIKMTVTLIAPIAMEEGLRFAIREGGRTVGAGVVSKILE is encoded by the coding sequence ATGGCCAAGGGCAAGTTCGAGCGTACGAAGCCCCACGTGAACGTGGGCACGATCGGTCACGTGGACCACGGCAAGACCACGCTGACGGCGGCGATCACGACGGTGCTGTCGAAGAAGTTTGGTGGCGAGGCGAAGGCCTACGACCAGATCGACGCGGCGCCGGAGGAGAAGGCGCGCGGGATCACGATCAACACGGCGCACGTGGAATACGAGACGAGCAAGCGCCACTACGCGCACGTCGATTGCCCGGGCCACGCGGATTACGTGAAGAACATGATCACGGGTGCGGCGCAGATGGATGGCGCGATCCTGGTCGTGAGCGCTGCCGATGGCCCGATGCCGCAGACGCGAGAGCACATCCTGCTGGCCCGCCAGGTGGGCGTGCCGTACATCATCGTGTTCATGAACAAAGCGGACATGGTCGATGACAAGGAGCTGCTGGAGCTGGTGGAGCTGGAAGTCCGCGAGCTGCTCTCCAAGTACAAGTTTCCCGGCGACAAGACGCCGATCATCATCGGCTCGGCGCTGAAGGCGCTGGAGGGTGATACGGGCGAGCTGGGCGAAGGCGCGATCATGAAGCTGGCCGATGCGCTGGATTCCTACATCCCGACGCCGGAGCGCGCGATCGACGGCACGTTCCTGATGCCGGTGGAAGACGTGTTCTCGATCTCGGGTCGCGGCACGGTGGTCACGGGCCGCATCGAGCGTGGCGTGATCAAGGTGGGCGAGGAGATCGAGATCGTGGGCTTGAAGCCGACGGTCAAGACGATCTGCACGGGTGTCGAGATGTTCAGGAAGCTCCTGGACCAGGGGCAGGCCGGCGACAACGTGGGGATCCTGCTGCGCGGCACGAAGCGCGAAGAGGTCGAGCGTGGCCAGGTGCTGGCCAAGCCGGGCTCGATTCCGCCGCACACGAAGTTCGAGTGCGAGGTGTACGTGCTGTCGAAGGAAGAGGGTGGCCGTCATACCCCGTTCTTCAACGGCTATCGCCCGCAGTTCTACTTCCGTACCACCGACGTGACCGGCGCGCTGGTGCTGCCGGAAGGCACCGAGATGGTCATGCCCGGTGACAACATCAAGATGACGGTGACGCTCATTGCGCCCATCGCCATGGAAGAGGGACTTCGCTTCGCCATCCGCGAAGGCGGCCGCACCGTCGGCGCCGGCGTCGTCTCCAAGATTCTCGAGTAG
- the rplN gene encoding 50S ribosomal protein L14, whose amino-acid sequence MIQMQSILDVADNTGARSVMCIKVLGGSKRRYAGIGDIIKVSIKSAAPRGRVKKGEVYSAVVVRTAHGVRRPDGSVIKFDTNAAVLLNPKLEPIGTRIFGPVTRELRTERFMKIVSLAPEVL is encoded by the coding sequence ATGATTCAGATGCAGTCGATTCTCGACGTCGCCGATAACACCGGCGCGCGCTCGGTGATGTGTATCAAGGTCCTCGGCGGCTCCAAGCGCCGCTACGCGGGCATTGGCGACATCATCAAGGTCAGCATCAAGAGCGCTGCCCCCCGGGGCCGCGTCAAGAAGGGGGAGGTCTACAGCGCCGTCGTCGTGCGTACCGCGCACGGTGTACGCCGCCCCGACGGCTCGGTGATCAAGTTCGACACCAACGCCGCGGTCCTCCTGAACCCCAAGCTCGAGCCGATCGGCACGCGCATCTTCGGACCGGTGACGCGCGAGCTGCGCACCGAGCGCTTCATGAAGATCGTGTCGCTGGCTCCCGAAGTGCTGTAA
- the rpsS gene encoding 30S ribosomal protein S19 has protein sequence MARSIKKGPFVDGHLLRKVEAAQAAKDKRPIKTWSRRSTVLPDFVGLTIAVHNGKQHIPVYVTENMVGHKLGEFALTRTFKGHSADKKVSTSGTPAPAAKK, from the coding sequence ATGGCACGCTCAATCAAGAAAGGCCCGTTCGTGGACGGGCACCTGCTGCGCAAAGTCGAAGCCGCGCAAGCCGCGAAGGACAAGCGCCCGATCAAGACCTGGTCGCGCCGTTCCACCGTCCTTCCGGACTTCGTCGGTCTCACCATCGCGGTCCACAACGGGAAGCAGCACATCCCGGTGTACGTGACCGAAAACATGGTCGGGCACAAGCTCGGCGAGTTCGCCCTGACGCGGACCTTCAAAGGCCACTCGGCCGACAAGAAGGTCTCGACCAGCGGCACGCCGGCTCCGGCCGCGAAGAAGTAA
- the rplC gene encoding 50S ribosomal protein L3 encodes MSLGLVGRKVGMMRIFKEDGTSVPVTVLDCAGNRITRIKTSESDGYSAIQVAFGKRRATRVTKPLAGQFAKAGVEAGSVLREFRVDAKEVAELKVGGELKVDMFQVGQQVDVSGTTIGKGYAGVIKRHHFSSNRASHGNSLSHNSPGSIGMAQDPGRVFPGKRMAGHLGDVNRTVQLLEVVRVDTERSLIMIKGSVPGAKNGKVLLHPSVKAKAPKGGK; translated from the coding sequence ATGAGTCTCGGTCTTGTCGGCCGGAAGGTCGGCATGATGCGCATCTTCAAGGAGGACGGAACTTCCGTCCCCGTGACGGTGCTCGATTGTGCCGGCAACCGCATCACCCGCATCAAAACGTCCGAATCGGACGGCTACTCCGCGATCCAGGTCGCGTTCGGCAAGCGTCGCGCCACCCGCGTCACGAAGCCCCTCGCGGGCCAGTTCGCGAAAGCCGGCGTCGAAGCCGGCAGTGTGCTGCGCGAATTCCGCGTGGACGCCAAGGAAGTCGCCGAGCTGAAGGTCGGAGGCGAGCTCAAGGTGGACATGTTCCAGGTCGGCCAGCAGGTCGACGTCTCGGGCACGACCATCGGCAAGGGCTACGCCGGCGTGATCAAGCGCCACCACTTCTCGTCCAACCGCGCGTCGCACGGCAACTCGCTGTCGCACAACTCGCCCGGCTCGATCGGCATGGCGCAGGACCCGGGTCGCGTTTTCCCGGGCAAGCGCATGGCCGGCCATCTCGGCGACGTGAACCGCACGGTCCAGCTGCTGGAAGTCGTGCGCGTCGACACCGAGCGTTCGCTGATCATGATCAAGGGCTCCGTGCCCGGCGCGAAGAACGGCAAGGTCCTCCTCCATCCGAGCGTGAAGGCCAAGGCGCCGAAGGGAGGCAAGTAA
- the rpsN gene encoding 30S ribosomal protein S14, giving the protein MAKLAVINRNFKRQATVKKFAVKRAALQAVMKDPKATDEARDEARAKFHAMPRDASPVRLRNRCALTGRPRGTFRKFGLARNKIREIAMRGEIPGMTKASW; this is encoded by the coding sequence ATGGCCAAGCTCGCAGTCATCAACCGCAACTTCAAGCGTCAGGCGACGGTGAAGAAATTCGCCGTGAAGCGCGCTGCGTTGCAAGCCGTCATGAAGGACCCGAAGGCCACCGACGAGGCCCGTGACGAGGCGCGCGCGAAGTTCCACGCGATGCCCCGCGACGCGTCCCCGGTGCGCCTGCGCAACCGTTGCGCCCTCACGGGCCGTCCTCGCGGCACGTTCCGCAAGTTCGGGCTCGCGCGCAACAAGATCCGTGAAATCGCCATGCGCGGGGAAATCCCGGGCATGACGAAGGCGAGCTGGTAA
- the rpsQ gene encoding 30S ribosomal protein S17, giving the protein MTETAKNTRTLTGMVVSDKMDKTVTVLVERQVMHPIGKIVRRAKKYHAHNEGNDAKMGDTVVIEECRPLSKTKAWKVSRLVQRARAE; this is encoded by the coding sequence ATGACCGAGACCGCGAAGAATACGCGCACGCTCACCGGCATGGTGGTGAGCGACAAGATGGACAAGACCGTCACCGTGCTGGTCGAGCGCCAGGTGATGCATCCCATCGGCAAGATCGTCCGCCGCGCCAAGAAGTACCACGCCCACAACGAGGGCAACGACGCGAAGATGGGCGACACGGTGGTGATCGAGGAGTGCCGCCCGCTCTCCAAGACCAAGGCGTGGAAGGTCTCCCGCCTGGTCCAGCGGGCTCGTGCCGAGTAG
- the rplP gene encoding 50S ribosomal protein L16, whose translation MLQPARRKYRKEQKGRNKGVATRGAKVSFGEFGLKALGRGRLTARQIEAARRAMTRHIKRGGRVWIRIFPDKPISKKPAEVRMGNGKGSPEYFVAEIVPGKVLYEMDGVEESVAREAFALAAAKLPIRTAFVQRLIG comes from the coding sequence ATGTTGCAGCCAGCTAGAAGGAAGTACCGGAAGGAGCAGAAGGGCCGCAACAAGGGCGTCGCCACGCGCGGCGCCAAGGTCTCCTTCGGCGAGTTCGGCCTGAAGGCCCTCGGTCGCGGCCGCCTCACGGCGCGCCAGATCGAGGCCGCGCGCCGGGCGATGACGCGCCACATCAAGCGGGGCGGCCGCGTCTGGATCCGCATCTTCCCGGACAAGCCGATCTCCAAGAAGCCGGCCGAGGTCCGCATGGGCAACGGCAAGGGCTCGCCCGAGTATTTCGTGGCCGAGATCGTGCCCGGCAAGGTGCTCTACGAGATGGACGGCGTGGAAGAGTCGGTGGCCCGCGAGGCCTTCGCGCTCGCCGCGGCGAAGCTGCCGATCCGTACGGCGTTCGTTCAACGCCTGATCGGCTAA
- the rplX gene encoding 50S ribosomal protein L24: MNKIRKGDQVVVTTGKDKGKKGTVLRVLESGKAVVEGVNRVKKHQRPNPVKGMTGGIIDKEMPISLSNVMLVNPATGKGDRVGFKFLAAQGKEAPRKVRFFKSNDEVVDV; the protein is encoded by the coding sequence ATGAACAAGATCCGCAAGGGCGACCAGGTCGTCGTCACCACCGGCAAGGACAAGGGCAAGAAGGGCACCGTCCTTCGCGTCCTCGAGTCCGGCAAGGCCGTGGTCGAAGGCGTGAACCGCGTGAAGAAGCACCAGCGTCCCAACCCCGTGAAGGGCATGACCGGCGGCATCATCGACAAGGAGATGCCGATCAGCCTCTCCAACGTGATGCTGGTGAACCCGGCCACCGGCAAGGGCGATCGCGTCGGCTTCAAGTTCCTCGCCGCACAAGGCAAGGAAGCGCCGCGCAAGGTCCGCTTCTTCAAGTCCAACGACGAAGTCGTGGACGTCTGA
- the rpsC gene encoding 30S ribosomal protein S3: MGQKINPTGFRLSVNRNWASKWFASTKEFPAMLAQDIKVREYLKKKLSHAAVGRVVIERPAKNARITIYSARPGVVIGKKGEDIEGLRNTLQRLMGVPVHVNIEEIRKPELDAQLIADSITGQLEKRVMFRRAMKRAMQNAMRLGAQGIKITSAGRLNGAEIARTEWYREGRVPLHTLRADIEYGFSEAKTTYGTIGVQVLVFKGETLGKGEQPVAPAPEPDKKPRRAGAKHVAAS, from the coding sequence ATGGGACAGAAGATCAACCCGACCGGGTTCCGACTCTCGGTCAACCGCAACTGGGCCTCGAAGTGGTTCGCGAGCACCAAGGAGTTCCCGGCCATGCTGGCCCAGGACATCAAGGTGCGCGAGTACCTCAAGAAGAAGCTCTCGCACGCCGCCGTCGGCCGCGTCGTCATCGAGCGTCCCGCCAAGAACGCACGCATCACGATCTACTCGGCTCGTCCGGGCGTCGTGATCGGCAAGAAGGGCGAGGACATCGAAGGCCTGCGCAACACCCTGCAGCGCCTGATGGGCGTGCCGGTGCACGTGAACATCGAGGAGATCCGCAAGCCCGAGCTCGACGCGCAGCTGATCGCCGACTCGATCACCGGCCAGCTCGAGAAGCGGGTGATGTTCCGCCGCGCCATGAAGCGCGCGATGCAGAACGCCATGCGCCTCGGCGCCCAGGGCATCAAGATCACCAGCGCCGGCCGACTGAACGGTGCCGAGATCGCCCGCACGGAGTGGTACCGCGAAGGCCGCGTGCCGCTGCACACCCTGCGCGCGGACATCGAGTACGGCTTCTCCGAAGCCAAGACGACCTACGGCACGATCGGCGTGCAGGTCCTCGTCTTCAAGGGCGAAACGCTGGGCAAGGGCGAGCAGCCCGTGGCGCCGGCGCCGGAACCCGACAAGAAGCCCAGAAGGGCGGGAGCGAAACATGTTGCAGCCAGCTAG
- the rplB gene encoding 50S ribosomal protein L2, which translates to MALVKTKPTSAGRRSMVKVVNHDLHKGKPHAPLVESQSKRAGRNHFGNITTRHQGGGHKQHYRIIDFRRNDKDGIPAKVERIEYDPNRSANILLVCYADGERRYVIAPKGIAVGAKIESGPEAPIKDGNTLPLRNIPVGTIVHCIEMMPGKGAQIARSAGASVQLLAREGEYAQLRLRSGEIRRVHINCRATIGEVGNSEHNLRVIGKAGANRWRGIRPTVRGETMNPVDHPLGGRTRGNRHPVSPWGQPAKGKKTRTNKRTQVMIVRSRHKKA; encoded by the coding sequence ATGGCACTCGTCAAAACCAAACCGACCTCGGCGGGCCGCCGCTCGATGGTCAAGGTCGTGAACCACGACCTTCACAAGGGCAAGCCGCACGCTCCGCTGGTCGAAAGCCAGTCCAAGCGCGCCGGCCGGAACCACTTCGGCAACATCACGACCCGCCACCAGGGCGGTGGCCACAAGCAGCACTACCGGATCATCGACTTCCGCCGCAACGACAAGGACGGGATCCCGGCGAAGGTCGAGCGCATCGAATACGACCCGAACCGCAGCGCCAACATCCTGCTGGTGTGCTACGCCGACGGCGAGCGCCGCTACGTGATCGCCCCCAAGGGCATCGCCGTGGGCGCGAAGATCGAGAGCGGTCCCGAGGCCCCGATCAAGGATGGCAACACGCTGCCGCTGCGCAACATCCCGGTCGGCACGATCGTGCACTGCATCGAGATGATGCCCGGCAAGGGCGCGCAGATCGCGCGTTCCGCCGGTGCGTCCGTCCAGCTGCTCGCCCGCGAGGGTGAGTACGCGCAGCTGCGCCTGCGTTCGGGCGAGATCCGCCGCGTGCACATCAACTGCCGCGCGACGATCGGCGAAGTGGGCAATTCGGAGCACAACCTGCGCGTCATCGGCAAGGCCGGCGCGAACCGCTGGCGCGGCATCCGCCCGACGGTGCGCGGCGAGACCATGAACCCCGTGGATCACCCGCTGGGCGGCCGCACACGCGGCAACCGCCATCCGGTGTCCCCTTGGGGCCAGCCCGCCAAGGGCAAGAAGACGCGGACCAACAAGCGCACGCAGGTGATGATCGTGCGCAGCCGCCACAAGAAGGCGTAA
- the rplW gene encoding 50S ribosomal protein L23, with product MNQERLMKVILAPVISEKATLVGETRKQVVFEVLPDATKAEIKAAVELLFKEQKVEVSAVNVVNVKGKEKRHGRFIGKRKSIKKAYVSLKGDGDINFVEGVA from the coding sequence ATGAACCAGGAACGACTGATGAAGGTGATCCTCGCTCCGGTGATCTCGGAGAAGGCGACGCTCGTGGGCGAAACCCGCAAGCAGGTCGTCTTCGAAGTGCTCCCGGACGCGACCAAGGCCGAGATCAAGGCCGCCGTGGAGCTGCTCTTCAAGGAGCAGAAGGTGGAAGTCTCCGCGGTCAACGTCGTCAACGTCAAAGGCAAGGAAAAGCGCCACGGCCGTTTCATCGGCAAGCGCAAATCCATCAAGAAAGCCTATGTGAGCCTGAAGGGCGACGGCGACATCAACTTCGTGGAAGGGGTGGCCTGA